Genomic DNA from Gemmatimonadales bacterium:
CGCTCGCCGGCTGACGCCGTGCGCGCGATGGTCGCGGCCACCACGATCGGGACGGCCGAGCAGCGCCACGCGCTGCTCGAGGGCGGCAGCGCCGCCGTGGCCGCCTCGGACGACCCGTTCATCAAGCTGGCGCGGGTCATCGACCCGCTGGGGCGGCCCATCCTCAAGCGGATGAACACGCTCCAGAGCCAGGAGGAGGAGAACGGGGCGCTGGTGGCCCGGGCGCTGCTCGCCGTGTTCGGCAACACGGTCGCGCCCGACGCGACCTTCAGCCTGCGCATCTCCGACGGCGAGGTGGCGCGCTATCCGTACAACGGGACCTTCGGGCAGCCGTATACGACCTTCTACGGCCTGTACGACCGCTCGTTCGGGTTCGCGCAGCAGGCGCCGTGGAACCTGGCGCCGCGCTGGCTGGCGGCGAGGACCCAGGTGAATCTCGCGACGCCTCTCAACGGGGTCTCGACCAACGACATCACGGGCGGGAATTCCGGCTCGCCGCTGATCAACCGGGACGGGGAGATCGTCGGGCTCATCTTCGACGGCAACATCGAGCAGCTGCCGCTCGATTTCATCTTCCTCGAGGCGACCGGAAGGTCGGTGTGGGTCGACTCGCGCGGCATCGTCGAGGCGCTGCGGCACGTGTACGACGCCGGGACGCTGGCCGACGAGCTGGCGCGCGGCAACCAGTAGCAGTCCCTGACCGGGCGCACGGCGGGCGGCCGACGGCGGCCGCCCGCTTGCGCGCACCGGGGCCACCGACTCACCTTGTCGGCATTGGCAGTGACGCCACCCTAACGCCGCGGACGTAGGCTCGCCATGTTCACGAGGCGCGGTCCGCGCAGTTCCAGCGGCGCATCGGCCCGGCTCAGGCGGCCGGGCGTGGGTGAGCGTCAGGCCAGGATCCGTGGCTTCCTCGTCACCTCCGGAGGTTTGACAATGCGAGTGCTATCGGTAGCGGCTGGTGTCCTGCTGTCATCCAGTCTCGTCGTCCACGCCGGTCTGGCGCAGAAGGTGAAGAGCAGCGCCACCGCTCCCACGTTCGGGCTCATCGCGGGCGCCAACTTCGCCACCTTCACCGGCAGCGACGCGAGCGGCGTGAAGACGCTCACCGGCCTCGTGGTCGGGGCGCAGGCGACCTTCAGCTTCAACCCGACGGTGTTCCTGCAGCCGCAGCTCCTGTATTCGATGAAGGGCGCCCAGGAGTCGTTTGCGGACACCACCGACAAGGTGAAGCTGAACTACATCGAGCTGCCGGTCCTGCTCGGCGTCCACCTCGCGTCGGCGCAGCGGCACGTTCGTCCCTACATCATGGCGGGGCCCACCGTCGCGTACCTCTCGAGCTGCAAGTTCAGCGAGTCCTTCGGCGGCGCGTCGGGCGAGGCGAGCTGTGCCAGCGGTTCGACCAACTCCATCGACTTCGGCGTCACGGGTGGGGCCGGCATCGAAGCGGCGACGGGCCGGGTGACGCTGAGCCTGGCTGCGCGGTACGCGCTCGGCTTGAGCGAGCCGATCAAGAACTCCAACATCAAGAACGCGGGCTTCAACGTCAGCGTGGGCGCGGCCATTCCGCTCGGCCACTAGGCCGCGCGAGCGCGGCGCTCCGCGCCTCCATGCACACAGCGGGCGGCCGACATCGGCCGCCCGCTGTCTTCCTCCCCTGCCCCGACGCCGGCGCTACCCGCCCGCGATCGCCCCCACGACCATGAACGGCTCGGCGCCGCACGCCACCGCCTCGGGCAGCGGGGCGTCGGGCGGCTCGTGCGACAGGTCACGGCGGCAGGCGAAGAACCGGATGAACGGCCGCCGCCTCCGCGTGACCTGGTCGCGGATGGTGCCGCGGAGCATCGGGTAGGACGCCTCGAGGGCGTCGAGCACGGCCGCCTGGGTGACCGGACCGGAGACCTCGAGCGCGACGTCGTCGTCGACCCGCGCCAGCGTGCGCAGGTGCGTCGGGAGCGCGACCAGGATCACGGCAGCGTCTGGACCTCGACCGAGAGCACGGCCGGCAGGTCGCGGACGATCGGCGTCCAGCTGTCGCCGGCGTCGGCCGAGGCGTACACCTGGCCCCCCGTCGTGCCGAAGTAGATCCCGCACGGATCGAGCGAGTCCACCGACGACGCGTCGCGCAGCACGTTGACGTAGCAGTCGCGCTGCGGCAGCCCCTTGGTGAGCGCCTCCCACTCGTTGCCGCCGCTGCGGCTGCGGTACACGCGCAGCCGGCCGTCCGGCGGGTAGTGCTCCGAGTCGCTCTTGATCGGCACCACGTAGACCGTCTCCGGCTCGTGCGCGTGCACCTCGATCGGGAAGCCGAAGTCGGTGGGCAGGTTCCCGCTCACCTCGCGCCACGAGTCGCCGCCGTCGTCGCTGCGCATCACGTCCCAGTGCTTCTGCATGAACAGGGTGCCGGGCCGGGAGCGGTGCAGCGCGATGCGGTGGACGCAGTGGCCCACCTCGGCCTCCGGATCGGGGATGTGCTGCGACCGCAGCCCGCGGTTGATCGGCTTCCACGTGGTGCCGCCGTCGTCGGAGCGGAAGGCCCCCGCGGCGGAGATGGCGACGTACATCCGGCCCGGCTTGACCGGGTCCTGGAGTATCGTGTGCAGGCACATGCCCCCGGCGCCCGGGGCCCAGTGCGGCCCCGTGCCGTGACCCCGCAGGCCCGACAGCTCGTGCCAGGACGCGCCGCCGTCGGTCGTGCGGAACAGGGCCGCGTCCTCCACGCCGGCGTACACCGTGTCGGGATCGGCGAGCGACGGCTCGAAGTGCCACACCCGCTTGAACTCCCAGGGATGGGGCGTGCCGTCGTACCACTGGTGGGTGCCGGGGACGCCGTCGTAGGCGAACGTGTTGCCCACCGGCGTCCACGTCCGGCCGCCGTCGTTCGAGCGCTGAACCTGCTGCCCGAACCAGCCGCTGGTCTGCGAGGCGTACAGCCGGTCGGGATCGGCGGGCGATCCCTTGAGGTGGTAGATCTCCCAGCCGCCGAAATGAGGGCCGCTCACCTCCCAGCTGCGGCGCTGGCCGTCCGCCGTGAGGACGAACGCGCCCTTGCGCGTGCCCACGAGCAACCGCACTCCGCTCATGCCTGCCTCCCCGCCGGCGCCGCCCGCCGCGGCCGCCGCCTAGTGTCCGTCGAACGAGATGAGGGCGTGCACCGGCAGCCCCATCGCCTCCAGCCGCTTGCGGCCGCCCAGCTCGGGCAGCTCGATGATGAACGCGGCGCCGACGACCTCGGCTTTTGCCTGCCGCAGGAGGCGGCTCGCGGCCACGGCCGTTCCGCCGGTCGCGATCAGGTCGTCCACCAGGAGGACGCGCTCGCCGGTCTCGACGGCGTCGACGTGGATCTCGATCCGGTCGGTGCCGTACTCGAGGTCGTAATCGTGGCCGATCACCCGGTAGGGGAGCTTGCCCTGCTTGCGCACCGGCACGAAGCCGACGCCGAGCTGGTGTGCCAGGGCCCCGCCCAGGATGAAGCCGCGGGCCTCGATGCCGGCGACCTTGGTCGCGCCGGCGCCGGAGAAGCGGCCGGCCAGCGCGACCACCACCTCCCGGAAGCCGGCGGCATCACCCAGCAGCGTGGTGATGTCCCGGAACAGGATGCCGGGCTTGGGATAGTCCGGAATGGTCCGCACCAGCGCGCGGAGGTCGGGCGCCGGGGCCCGGCCCGGCCCGCTCACGAGCCCGCCGCGGGGAGACGGTCGCGCCCGCCGGTCGCGTGCGCGAGCAGCGCGCGGTACTCGCGCCGCCAGCGGGCGGCCGCGGCGAGGTCCCCCGAGCGCCGCGCCGCGCGCTCGGCGCCCAGCAGGCTGCGCGCGCGCCGCGGTGCGTGCGCCAGCGACGCCTCGTAGGCCTTGAGCCCGGCGGCGGGGCGCCCGACGACGACGAGCAGGTCGCCCTGCAGCTCGCGGGCGGGCAGGATCGCGCCCGGGGTCACGGGGTGCTTCGGGGTCGTTTCCTCGAGGTCGGCCGCCTGGGCCGCCAGCGACAGGGCCGAGGTCGTGTCGCCCTGGGCGAGCGCCAGCCAGGCGGCGGCGGCGAGCCGCTGGGCGTGCACGG
This window encodes:
- a CDS encoding porin family protein, coding for MRVLSVAAGVLLSSSLVVHAGLAQKVKSSATAPTFGLIAGANFATFTGSDASGVKTLTGLVVGAQATFSFNPTVFLQPQLLYSMKGAQESFADTTDKVKLNYIELPVLLGVHLASAQRHVRPYIMAGPTVAYLSSCKFSESFGGASGEASCASGSTNSIDFGVTGGAGIEAATGRVTLSLAARYALGLSEPIKNSNIKNAGFNVSVGAAIPLGH
- a CDS encoding exo-alpha-sialidase, producing the protein MSGVRLLVGTRKGAFVLTADGQRRSWEVSGPHFGGWEIYHLKGSPADPDRLYASQTSGWFGQQVQRSNDGGRTWTPVGNTFAYDGVPGTHQWYDGTPHPWEFKRVWHFEPSLADPDTVYAGVEDAALFRTTDGGASWHELSGLRGHGTGPHWAPGAGGMCLHTILQDPVKPGRMYVAISAAGAFRSDDGGTTWKPINRGLRSQHIPDPEAEVGHCVHRIALHRSRPGTLFMQKHWDVMRSDDGGDSWREVSGNLPTDFGFPIEVHAHEPETVYVVPIKSDSEHYPPDGRLRVYRSRSGGNEWEALTKGLPQRDCYVNVLRDASSVDSLDPCGIYFGTTGGQVYASADAGDSWTPIVRDLPAVLSVEVQTLP
- a CDS encoding adenine phosphoribosyltransferase; amino-acid sequence: MSGPGRAPAPDLRALVRTIPDYPKPGILFRDITTLLGDAAGFREVVVALAGRFSGAGATKVAGIEARGFILGGALAHQLGVGFVPVRKQGKLPYRVIGHDYDLEYGTDRIEIHVDAVETGERVLLVDDLIATGGTAVAASRLLRQAKAEVVGAAFIIELPELGGRKRLEAMGLPVHALISFDGH